From Mauremys mutica isolate MM-2020 ecotype Southern chromosome 17, ASM2049712v1, whole genome shotgun sequence, one genomic window encodes:
- the LOC123352245 gene encoding phospholipase A2 inhibitor gamma subunit B-like: protein MKTPLLFCLLSALLETGTCVSCEVCYSTHDSCTGDLQVCNERMDSCGIMKTETIIGEIKSPAVFKSCVSSSQCRLSPLSMTFGNGISVTTIIACCVGRACKTASVTVPPANTTLNGRSCRGCYSMFSHHCSEELVACTGAQTQCIHISGTVKSGEATVHTTMKGCATESACTNIQQSKGSFVGVSADLATAECRPASHVPSMAPEPARLILPTLVTVLLANVLS, encoded by the exons ATGAAGACACCTCTCCTCTTCTGCCTTCTCTCGGCCCTGCTGGAGACAG ggacctGTGTTTCGTGTGAGGTTTGCTACAGCACACATGACAGCTGTACGGGCGATCTCCAAGTCTGCAATGAGCGAATGGACTCCTGTGGGATCATGAAAACAGAAACCATAATAG GCGAGATTAAGAGTCCTGCCGTTTTCAAGTCCTGCGTGTCCTCCAGCCAGTGCCGCCTCAGTCCTCTTTCCATGACTTTTGGGAACGGGATCTCTGTGACCACGATCATCGCCTGCTGTGTGGGACGGGCCTGTAAAACAGCCTCCGTTACCG TGCCCCCGGCTAACACCACCCTGAACGGCCGGAGCTGCCGCGGCTGCTACTCTATGTTTTCCCATCACTGCAGTGAAGAGCTCGTCGCCTGTACAGGAGCCCAGACCCAGTGCATCCATATCAGCGGCACCGTGAAAAGCG GTGAGGCAACCGTGCACACCACCATGAAAGGCTGCGCCACCGAGTCTGCCTGCACCAATATACAACAATCCAAAGGGAGCTTCGTGGGGGTCAGTGCGGATCTCGCCACGGCCGAATGCAGACCAGCCTCCCATGTGCCCAGCATGGCTCCGGAACCAGCCAGACTCATCCTCCCAACCCTCGTTACCGTCCTGTTGGCGAAcgtcctctcctga